In Stenotrophomonas sp. ESTM1D_MKCIP4_1, a single genomic region encodes these proteins:
- the tatC gene encoding twin-arginine translocase subunit TatC: MSEHDFGESSLVEHLVELRARLIRGLLGFGVVLLGLLPFTQKLYNTLAEPLVSQLPNGQTMIATNPAGAFFAPLKLTCFVALFVAVPWLLYQLWAFVAPGLYAREKRLAVPLLVSSVLLFYTGCAFAYFLVLPAVFHFLTTFSPEVIAITPDANAYLDFVLAIFFAFGGSFELPVAMVILVLLGWVTPQQFKEGRGYAIVGIFVLAAVLTPPDVVSQLMLAIPMCLLYELGIHAARWLVPSSVVKKPAA, encoded by the coding sequence ATGAGCGAACATGATTTCGGCGAAAGCTCGCTGGTCGAGCATCTGGTTGAACTGCGCGCGCGCCTGATCCGTGGGCTTCTCGGCTTTGGCGTGGTGCTGCTGGGCCTGCTGCCGTTCACCCAGAAGCTCTACAACACCCTGGCCGAACCGCTGGTGTCGCAGTTGCCGAACGGGCAGACGATGATCGCCACCAACCCGGCTGGTGCTTTCTTCGCGCCGTTGAAGCTGACCTGCTTCGTTGCCCTGTTCGTGGCGGTGCCCTGGCTGCTGTACCAGCTGTGGGCGTTCGTCGCGCCGGGTCTGTATGCGCGCGAGAAGCGCCTGGCGGTACCGCTGCTGGTGTCCTCGGTGCTGCTGTTCTACACCGGCTGCGCGTTCGCCTACTTCCTGGTGCTGCCGGCGGTGTTCCACTTCCTCACCACCTTCAGCCCGGAAGTGATTGCGATCACGCCCGATGCCAACGCCTACCTGGATTTCGTGCTGGCGATCTTCTTCGCCTTCGGCGGCAGCTTTGAGCTGCCGGTGGCGATGGTGATCCTGGTGCTGCTGGGCTGGGTGACGCCGCAGCAGTTCAAGGAAGGCCGTGGCTACGCGATTGTCGGCATCTTCGTGCTGGCCGCGGTGCTGACCCCGCCGGACGTGGTCTCGCAGCTGATGCTGGCGATTCCGATGTGCCTGCTGTACGAGCTGGGCATCCATGCGGCGCGCTGGCTGGTGCCGTCGTCCGTGGTGAAGAAGCCCGCTGCCTGA
- the tatB gene encoding Sec-independent protein translocase protein TatB: MFDIGFSELLVIAVVALVVLGPERLPKAARFAGLWVRRARNQWDSVKQELERELQAEEINRHMQDVRQSMHDTESQLRASGEAVRREAVQAQQQGDALAQEVRAPAPAQMPPHLAEDDPAMPAAAQDGDSIPPTSTDVAKDAPANPVADAPAAPERQP; the protein is encoded by the coding sequence GTGTTTGATATTGGTTTCAGCGAACTGCTGGTGATTGCCGTGGTCGCCCTGGTGGTGCTCGGTCCCGAGCGCCTGCCCAAGGCGGCCCGTTTCGCCGGCCTGTGGGTACGTCGTGCCCGCAACCAGTGGGATTCGGTGAAACAGGAGCTGGAGCGCGAACTGCAGGCCGAAGAGATCAACCGGCATATGCAGGATGTGCGGCAGAGCATGCACGACACCGAAAGCCAGCTGCGTGCCAGTGGCGAAGCGGTGCGCCGCGAGGCGGTACAGGCACAGCAGCAGGGCGATGCCCTGGCCCAAGAAGTGCGCGCGCCGGCCCCGGCGCAGATGCCGCCGCACCTGGCCGAAGACGACCCCGCGATGCCCGCAGCGGCCCAGGACGGCGATTCAATTCCGCCCACCTCCACCGACGTCGCCAAGGATGCTCCGGCGAACCCCGTGGCCGATGCGCCCGCTGCGCCGGAGCGCCAGCCATGA
- a CDS encoding BPSS1780 family membrane protein: MKEIRKLPASAGAQWLLDTFSLYRRAPLQLARIGLTWLVVSWVVTLLSTLIPGAAGLAVQLMTLAISPVMFGGMLYAMGEIDEGRPGLASHLLQPIRDRRVSHLLVPLAIQVLAVLLLGVLLYLMIGREGFAAFSEVMTKMEQISRSGQQISPDDAASLVANLPAKRIALWLLLVFVTAVGLSLAMFTQPALVVFDKQSGMHALRLSLQGCIENIVAMVVFAALGLIAAFCGYILFVIVIQIAMLIGGPLAAAFIAQLVLTTVVMPLYVGAVYAAWKQMFVHRGSRGAPPVPATAPANDVFHA, from the coding sequence ATGAAAGAGATTCGCAAGCTGCCGGCTTCGGCGGGCGCCCAGTGGTTGCTGGATACGTTCTCGCTGTACCGGCGCGCGCCGCTGCAGCTGGCCCGCATCGGTCTCACCTGGTTGGTGGTCAGCTGGGTGGTCACGCTGCTGTCGACCCTGATTCCGGGCGCGGCGGGCCTGGCCGTGCAGTTGATGACCCTGGCCATTTCGCCGGTCATGTTCGGCGGCATGCTGTATGCCATGGGCGAGATCGACGAGGGCCGCCCCGGCCTGGCCTCGCACCTGCTGCAGCCGATCCGCGACCGTCGCGTCAGCCACCTGCTGGTGCCGCTGGCCATCCAGGTACTGGCGGTGCTGCTGCTGGGCGTGCTGCTGTACCTGATGATCGGTCGCGAAGGCTTTGCCGCCTTCAGCGAGGTCATGACCAAGATGGAACAGATCAGCCGCAGCGGCCAGCAGATCAGTCCCGATGATGCGGCCAGCCTGGTCGCCAACCTGCCGGCCAAGCGCATCGCGCTGTGGCTGCTGCTGGTGTTCGTCACCGCCGTGGGTCTGTCGCTGGCGATGTTCACCCAGCCGGCGCTGGTGGTGTTCGACAAGCAGAGCGGCATGCACGCGCTGCGCCTGAGCCTGCAGGGCTGCATCGAGAACATCGTGGCGATGGTCGTGTTCGCGGCCCTGGGCCTGATCGCCGCGTTCTGCGGCTACATCCTGTTCGTCATCGTCATCCAGATCGCGATGCTGATCGGCGGCCCGCTGGCAGCGGCCTTCATCGCCCAGCTGGTGCTGACCACCGTGGTCATGCCGCTGTACGTCGGCGCGGTCTATGCCGCCTGGAAGCAGATGTTCGTACACCGCGGCAGCCGCGGCGCACCGCCGGTGCCGGCCACCGCCCCCGCGAACGACGTCTTCCACGCCTGA